A single region of the Acinetobacter sp. WCHA45 genome encodes:
- a CDS encoding TIGR01244 family sulfur transferase, translated as MSENVGFAGQIGPEHVEQVVEKGFKSIINNRPDMEGGPEQPTSAQIEEAARSAGLDYVYQPVVSGQMTELDVRTFANHFNELPKPVLMFCRTGNRSNNLYQLAKQMDLLDD; from the coding sequence ATGTCAGAAAATGTTGGTTTTGCAGGTCAAATCGGTCCTGAACATGTTGAGCAAGTCGTCGAAAAAGGCTTCAAATCAATCATCAATAACCGTCCTGATATGGAAGGTGGACCAGAACAACCTACTAGCGCTCAAATAGAAGAAGCAGCACGTTCAGCAGGTCTTGATTATGTGTATCAACCCGTTGTATCAGGTCAAATGACTGAGTTAGATGTTCGTACTTTTGCCAATCATTTTAATGAATTACCAAAACCCGTTTTAATGTTCTGCCGTACAGGTAATCGTTCAAATAACTTATACCAATTAGCGAAGCAGATGGATTTATTGGATGATTAA
- a CDS encoding alpha/beta hydrolase has product MHTYTVEPLYVPSGDETIAADFYLPKSNIKPAVIIMAHGFAGLRQFKLIQYAQRFAQAGYAVILFDYRYWGGSTGKPRELISLSAQLDDWKTIVQYASNCKYIDSRRIILWGTSLSGGYALSLATDLKNIQAIMVQVPYVDGAETAKLYPLQRYPEALKRSSQDYMGSKMGLAPKTLPVVDQYKLCFLPTSDSYFGYHSIVNPDYYWSGEVPARVFFNLMRYRPIQFVRKINIPVLFIAAKNDTLIPIQSSREAATNIAPFVTYHEWDIKHFDIYHGSWFEKAVTTQLEFLHQHIGVM; this is encoded by the coding sequence ATGCACACCTATACAGTTGAGCCGTTGTATGTTCCTAGTGGTGATGAAACGATTGCTGCCGATTTTTATCTACCGAAATCCAACATAAAACCAGCCGTTATTATTATGGCGCATGGTTTTGCTGGATTACGTCAGTTTAAATTAATTCAGTATGCGCAGCGTTTTGCACAAGCGGGTTATGCTGTTATTTTATTTGATTATCGTTATTGGGGGGGGAGTACTGGGAAACCTCGAGAGTTGATCTCTTTAAGTGCTCAATTAGATGATTGGAAAACCATAGTTCAGTATGCATCAAATTGTAAATATATTGATAGTAGACGTATTATCTTGTGGGGAACCTCATTAAGCGGCGGTTATGCTTTAAGTTTAGCGACAGACCTAAAAAACATTCAGGCAATCATGGTTCAAGTTCCGTATGTTGATGGTGCTGAAACAGCGAAACTTTATCCTTTACAACGCTATCCTGAAGCATTAAAGCGATCAAGCCAGGATTATATGGGCTCAAAAATGGGGCTTGCACCTAAAACACTGCCTGTTGTTGATCAATACAAGCTTTGTTTTTTACCTACATCTGATAGCTACTTTGGATATCATTCAATAGTGAATCCTGATTATTATTGGAGTGGTGAAGTTCCAGCACGTGTATTTTTTAATTTGATGCGTTATCGCCCAATCCAATTTGTACGAAAAATTAATATTCCTGTTTTATTCATTGCTGCTAAAAATGACACTTTAATTCCAATTCAGTCTAGTCGTGAAGCAGCGACCAATATTGCGCCATTTGTCACGTATCATGAGTGGGATATTAAACATTTTGATATTTATCATGGTTCATGGTTTGAAAAAGCAGTCACAACCCAATTAGAATTTTTGCATCAACATATTGGAGTGATGTAA
- the trxC gene encoding thioredoxin TrxC, whose protein sequence is MIIVCSSCGAKNRVPEEKLSTQPSCGKCHQPLLPQQPIELNEQNFSNFISNTDLPVLIDLWAEWCGPCKMMAPHFAQVATQNPYVIFAKIDTEANPRLSAAFNVRSIPTLVLMNKTTEIARVSGALRAPELQQWLEQHLK, encoded by the coding sequence ATGATTATAGTCTGTAGTTCATGTGGTGCAAAAAATCGTGTACCAGAAGAGAAATTAAGTACGCAACCAAGTTGTGGTAAATGCCATCAGCCATTATTACCACAACAACCTATTGAATTGAATGAACAAAATTTCAGTAATTTTATTTCTAATACTGATTTACCTGTATTGATTGATTTGTGGGCAGAATGGTGTGGCCCATGCAAAATGATGGCTCCACATTTTGCTCAAGTTGCAACCCAAAATCCATATGTGATTTTTGCAAAGATTGATACAGAAGCAAATCCAAGATTGAGTGCAGCATTTAACGTACGTAGTATTCCAACCCTAGTGCTGATGAACAAAACAACTGAAATTGCTCGAGTGAGCGGAGCATTACGTGCACCTGAACTTCAGCAATGGCTAGAGCAACATTTGAAGTAA
- a CDS encoding acyl-CoA thioesterase: protein MTERLNHPEGTLSLQTIAMPADTNWSGDVFGGWIVSQMDLAGAIHVERFSKGRCATIAINQMTFLVPVKVGNVISCYTKILKVGNTSVQVQIEVWNSHDDSREPVRITEGVFTFVAVDVNGNKRQISEQIKQDFLAS from the coding sequence ATGACTGAGCGTTTGAACCATCCTGAAGGCACGCTTTCTTTGCAAACGATTGCAATGCCTGCTGATACTAACTGGAGTGGTGATGTTTTTGGTGGATGGATTGTATCTCAAATGGATTTGGCTGGTGCAATTCACGTCGAGCGCTTCAGTAAAGGTCGTTGTGCAACGATTGCAATTAATCAGATGACTTTTTTAGTCCCTGTGAAAGTCGGAAATGTGATTAGTTGCTATACAAAAATCTTGAAAGTTGGTAATACTTCGGTTCAAGTACAAATTGAAGTATGGAACAGTCATGATGATTCGCGTGAACCAGTACGAATTACTGAAGGGGTGTTTACCTTTGTTGCTGTTGACGTGAATGGTAATAAACGACAAATCTCAGAACAAATTAAGCAAGATTTTTTAGCAAGCTGA
- a CDS encoding DUF4442 domain-containing protein, with product MAKDNRLYTLVKTTSKFPKGIRSTLWSKAFGRVVPMVGTANIRYLEVDKDHVTVRIENQRNMQNHIKGVHAAAMALLAETATGFLTGLHIPDDRILLIKSLHVDYLKVAQGGLTATATLSADQQKFIADNEKGELLIPVTVIDDSGNEPIQCQMLWAWLPKRKK from the coding sequence ATGGCAAAAGATAACCGTCTTTATACGCTGGTTAAAACCACTTCTAAATTTCCAAAAGGTATTCGCAGTACATTATGGAGCAAAGCCTTTGGACGAGTTGTTCCAATGGTGGGGACTGCAAACATTCGCTATTTGGAAGTCGATAAAGACCATGTCACTGTGCGCATTGAAAACCAACGTAATATGCAAAATCATATTAAAGGGGTTCACGCAGCAGCAATGGCCTTACTCGCTGAAACGGCAACGGGTTTCCTAACAGGTCTACATATTCCTGATGATCGGATTTTGTTAATCAAATCACTGCACGTAGACTATTTAAAGGTTGCACAGGGTGGTTTAACCGCAACCGCAACATTATCAGCTGATCAACAAAAGTTTATCGCTGACAATGAAAAAGGCGAGTTATTGATTCCTGTGACCGTTATTGATGATTCTGGTAACGAGCCGATCCAATGCCAAATGCTTTGGGCATGGTTACCAAAACGTAAAAAATAA
- a CDS encoding YajQ family cyclic di-GMP-binding protein, whose protein sequence is MPSFDIVSELELFEVNHAVQNTEKEIATRFDFRGQDVSIELNEKNKEIKISTESDFQCEQVYTMLENHFYKRKIDVQALDPQKATASGKNVVQVIKLKDGLDSDTAKKINKAIKESGIKVQSSIQGDKIRVTDKKRDTLQQVMNFLREQQFGLPLQFNNFKD, encoded by the coding sequence ATGCCTTCTTTTGATATTGTTTCTGAATTAGAGTTATTTGAAGTCAATCATGCTGTACAAAATACAGAAAAAGAGATTGCAACACGTTTTGACTTCCGTGGACAAGACGTTTCAATTGAGTTAAATGAAAAAAATAAAGAAATCAAAATCTCAACTGAAAGTGACTTCCAATGTGAACAAGTCTATACCATGCTTGAAAATCACTTCTATAAACGTAAGATTGATGTACAAGCTTTAGATCCACAAAAAGCCACTGCTTCTGGTAAAAATGTGGTCCAAGTGATCAAGCTGAAAGATGGGCTTGACTCAGATACCGCAAAAAAAATTAATAAAGCCATTAAAGAAAGTGGCATCAAGGTGCAATCTTCTATCCAAGGAGACAAAATCCGTGTCACTGATAAAAAGCGTGATACTTTGCAACAGGTCATGAACTTTTTACGTGAACAGCAATTTGGTCTACCGCTTCAATTTAATAATTTCAAAGACTAA
- a CDS encoding rhodanese-like domain-containing protein codes for MIRKQEITTFEFPEGAVIWDVRDAKAYAEAHVKGALNRPIAELTADSLTQVAADQPIYILCGGGSKAPRAAELLDGLDDSREYVVLMGGTRAARDAGLALEQGA; via the coding sequence ATGATCCGTAAACAAGAAATTACAACATTTGAGTTCCCAGAAGGCGCAGTCATTTGGGATGTCCGAGATGCCAAAGCTTATGCAGAGGCACACGTCAAAGGGGCGTTGAATCGTCCAATTGCTGAATTAACTGCGGATAGTTTGACTCAGGTTGCAGCGGATCAGCCGATTTATATTCTATGTGGTGGTGGTAGTAAAGCACCACGCGCAGCAGAGCTTTTAGACGGTTTAGATGATTCTCGTGAATATGTTGTATTGATGGGCGGTACACGTGCAGCACGTGATGCTGGCTTAGCTTTAGAACAGGGCGCATAG
- the mnmC gene encoding FAD-dependent 5-carboxymethylaminomethyl-2-thiouridine(34) oxidoreductase MnmC: MSHSSKLQTAELDWEIVDGIEIPISKQFGDVYFSKDNGLLETRHVFLNGNDLTERLSQLHDYQYFCVGETGFGTGLNILTLWQLWQQVRLDNHSHLHVVSVEKFPLNKADLIRALNVWTELKPLAEKLIQQYPLPIAGCHRLSFPEERFSIDLWLGDAQDIFPTIPKTQTVNAWFLDGFAPSCNPDMWQANVLDHMVRLSDFGTTFASFSVAGVLKRGLKQHGIQISRPRGFGHKREMLKAIWLDTSQTETQSQDSETTIAAPPKSETSKQRKIAIIGAGIAGLSSAWAFAQRGHQVTIYEQNEPLSGASGNPLALLNPKLCPIEQAHEHLMTLSWQHALNFYPQFKAFRPIQVQQIALKNADELSGLVEQYPENVLTANTTLECFPETEFPSLTLHQAGAVSPHQLRDEILQHANIRIEKVKISRLESTDSQVTLWQDQQIIAITDHAIVCCAKQSAELFENYPVLKPIRGQVSWVENSQRPLALDQAYSYGGYCMQLDTAQLILGASFYPNRDDAEVLTEDHVHNYELIHNVFPQYAEQLPKLETWQGRASVRAQSLDYFPLVGKIQNFGQIYTFAGLGSKGFLFAPLCSEILAALILGELCPVPQSLLDKLNPQRFEKKLKVKKPYYSG; this comes from the coding sequence ATGTCTCATTCATCAAAATTACAAACTGCTGAATTAGATTGGGAAATAGTCGATGGCATCGAAATTCCTATTTCTAAACAATTCGGTGATGTCTACTTTTCTAAAGACAATGGTTTGCTTGAAACCCGACATGTATTTTTAAATGGCAATGATTTAACCGAACGCCTCTCTCAACTACACGATTATCAATATTTCTGTGTAGGTGAAACTGGTTTTGGTACAGGACTCAATATTTTGACCCTGTGGCAACTCTGGCAACAAGTTCGCTTAGATAATCACAGCCATTTACATGTTGTCAGCGTTGAAAAATTTCCATTAAATAAAGCCGATTTAATCCGTGCACTCAATGTTTGGACAGAGCTCAAACCTTTAGCAGAAAAATTGATTCAGCAATATCCCTTGCCAATCGCAGGTTGTCATCGCTTAAGTTTTCCTGAAGAACGTTTTAGTATTGATTTATGGCTAGGTGATGCTCAGGATATTTTTCCAACGATTCCCAAAACCCAAACAGTGAATGCATGGTTTTTGGACGGTTTTGCCCCGTCTTGTAATCCAGATATGTGGCAAGCAAATGTCTTAGATCATATGGTGCGTTTATCTGATTTTGGAACAACTTTCGCATCCTTTAGTGTCGCAGGTGTACTCAAACGTGGACTGAAACAACATGGCATTCAAATCAGCCGTCCACGCGGTTTTGGGCACAAACGGGAAATGCTCAAGGCGATTTGGCTAGATACCTCCCAAACTGAAACCCAGTCGCAAGATTCAGAAACAACTATTGCAGCTCCACCAAAGTCCGAAACATCAAAGCAACGTAAAATCGCCATCATTGGCGCAGGAATCGCAGGTTTAAGCTCAGCGTGGGCATTTGCTCAACGAGGACATCAAGTTACGATCTACGAGCAAAATGAACCGCTTTCAGGTGCATCTGGCAATCCACTGGCGTTGCTCAATCCAAAACTATGCCCAATTGAACAGGCGCATGAACACTTGATGACCTTGAGTTGGCAACATGCCTTGAATTTTTATCCACAATTCAAGGCTTTTAGACCGATTCAAGTACAGCAGATTGCCTTAAAAAATGCGGATGAATTATCAGGTCTAGTTGAGCAATATCCTGAAAACGTTTTAACTGCAAATACAACGCTTGAATGCTTTCCTGAAACAGAGTTTCCAAGCCTCACTTTACATCAGGCAGGTGCAGTTTCGCCTCATCAGTTACGTGATGAGATTTTACAACATGCTAATATTCGAATAGAAAAAGTAAAAATTTCTCGATTAGAGTCGACTGATAGCCAAGTTACACTCTGGCAAGACCAACAAATAATTGCCATAACGGATCATGCGATTGTCTGTTGTGCTAAACAAAGTGCTGAGTTATTTGAAAATTATCCCGTCTTAAAGCCAATTCGAGGACAAGTCAGCTGGGTTGAGAATAGCCAGCGGCCTTTAGCACTGGATCAGGCTTATAGTTATGGCGGCTATTGCATGCAACTGGATACTGCTCAATTGATTCTAGGCGCATCTTTTTATCCTAATCGGGATGATGCAGAAGTGCTAACAGAAGACCATGTGCATAACTACGAACTTATCCACAATGTCTTCCCTCAATATGCCGAACAACTTCCAAAGCTGGAGACTTGGCAAGGAAGAGCATCCGTTCGCGCACAAAGTTTGGATTATTTCCCCTTAGTTGGGAAAATACAAAATTTTGGTCAAATCTATACTTTTGCTGGTTTAGGATCGAAAGGTTTCTTATTTGCGCCATTATGTAGTGAAATCTTGGCAGCATTAATTTTAGGTGAACTTTGCCCAGTTCCTCAAAGTTTATTGGATAAATTAAATCCCCAAAGATTTGAAAAGAAATTAAAAGTTAAAAAACCTTATTATTCTGGGTAA
- a CDS encoding YciI family protein, with amino-acid sequence MPYFVLTCTDHEGTLEKRLATRPQHIERLQKLDDEGRLIAAGAHPKDPNNPQAGFLGSTIIVEFDTREALDSWIQEEPFLKEGIYSNIEVKPFNKAFPKG; translated from the coding sequence ATGCCTTATTTTGTCCTAACCTGTACTGATCATGAAGGTACCTTAGAAAAACGTTTAGCAACTCGTCCACAACATATTGAACGATTGCAAAAGCTAGATGATGAAGGACGTTTAATTGCTGCTGGCGCTCATCCTAAAGATCCAAATAATCCACAAGCAGGTTTTTTAGGCAGTACGATTATTGTTGAATTTGACACGCGTGAAGCACTAGATAGCTGGATTCAGGAAGAGCCTTTTTTAAAAGAAGGAATTTACTCAAATATTGAGGTAAAGCCTTTCAACAAAGCTTTTCCAAAAGGGTAA
- a CDS encoding septation protein IspZ, translating to MKALLDYLPIIIFFYFYKTTDPKDSQHPLLQLVGSAGNTDQNHILVATCALLISTLVVYSCLFFFQKFKLEKMQWFIVVMSVIFGGITLVFSDVTYIKMKAIIINIGIGIGFLVTPLFNKERTPIIKKLLGSLLELSHQGWMRLNLAWCGQFFLLAALHFFFGFVYMQGKYWGEFTAFGDIIVSISYLAAILFFLRKHFKTTD from the coding sequence ATGAAAGCGTTGCTCGACTATCTGCCGATTATTATCTTCTTTTATTTTTATAAAACCACTGATCCCAAAGATAGTCAGCACCCTTTATTACAGTTGGTTGGTAGCGCAGGAAATACCGATCAAAATCATATTCTTGTTGCAACCTGTGCACTTTTAATTTCAACGCTTGTTGTTTACAGTTGTTTGTTCTTTTTCCAGAAATTTAAACTGGAAAAAATGCAATGGTTTATTGTTGTCATGTCGGTGATTTTTGGTGGAATCACACTCGTATTCAGTGATGTAACCTACATTAAAATGAAAGCAATCATCATCAATATCGGTATTGGAATAGGTTTTTTAGTTACCCCATTATTCAATAAAGAACGTACCCCGATTATTAAAAAGCTTCTTGGTTCGTTACTCGAGTTAAGTCATCAAGGATGGATGAGATTGAACTTAGCGTGGTGTGGACAATTCTTTTTGCTTGCCGCTTTACATTTTTTCTTTGGATTCGTCTATATGCAAGGCAAATATTGGGGCGAATTCACGGCTTTCGGCGATATTATCGTTTCTATCAGTTACCTTGCTGCTATACTATTTTTCTTAAGAAAGCATTTTAAAACCACCGACTGA
- a CDS encoding PHP domain-containing protein translates to MFGVDLHTHTHISDGTYSPEQLVEAAVDLKIKMLAVTDHDTMDALSRAKKHAQEYDIKIISGVEISSQWSRPNIKKSYGVHIVALNMQDETPIKAMLENQKKVRAERAKVICSLLEKCIDFDIYPDVIAKVDGHPDRVTRTHIAKTLVEKNIVSRPQQAFDRFLKEGKKAFVKFEGLGLKETIDVIHASQGFAVLAHPTRYDLSATNIRYLIELFAESGGDAVELPPSVEPASTRQMVDRMIEQFDLAVSIGSDFHGENMPWIKLGNTPRVKEGQIGIWESFR, encoded by the coding sequence ATGTTCGGTGTCGATTTACATACACATACCCACATTTCAGATGGTACGTACTCTCCAGAACAACTGGTAGAGGCGGCTGTTGACTTAAAAATAAAGATGCTTGCCGTGACAGATCATGACACGATGGATGCTTTAAGTCGTGCCAAGAAACATGCTCAAGAATATGATATTAAAATCATTTCTGGTGTGGAGATATCAAGCCAATGGTCAAGACCAAATATTAAAAAGAGTTATGGTGTTCATATTGTTGCTTTGAATATGCAAGATGAGACGCCTATAAAAGCAATGCTTGAAAATCAGAAAAAAGTCCGTGCTGAACGTGCGAAAGTGATTTGTAGCTTATTAGAGAAATGTATTGATTTTGATATTTACCCAGATGTGATTGCCAAAGTTGATGGACATCCAGACCGAGTGACCCGTACCCATATTGCCAAAACATTGGTAGAAAAAAATATTGTCAGTCGCCCACAACAAGCATTTGACCGTTTTCTTAAAGAAGGAAAAAAGGCATTTGTGAAATTTGAAGGTTTAGGGCTAAAAGAAACGATTGACGTGATCCATGCTAGCCAAGGCTTCGCAGTTTTAGCGCATCCAACCAGATATGATTTATCAGCGACCAATATTCGTTATTTAATTGAATTATTTGCTGAATCGGGTGGAGATGCTGTTGAACTTCCTCCGAGTGTAGAACCGGCATCAACACGTCAAATGGTGGATCGAATGATTGAGCAGTTTGATTTGGCTGTTTCGATTGGTAGTGATTTTCATGGTGAAAATATGCCGTGGATTAAACTGGGTAATACACCTAGAGTGAAAGAAGGGCAGATAGGTATTTGGGAAAGTTTTAGATAA
- a CDS encoding bestrophin family protein, which translates to MIVRDQPSIFKVLFSWRGTILPKILPSLGFVMLISAIIGGVEYVDLYRFPEIPLVGFTLIGVVLSIFLGFKNTACYDRWWEARKLWGVLIATSRHFDRDCRVLTQARRERIIQNVIVFANVLRDRLRHQTANPTELIETSGLSQQALTQLYQQHNAPQYTLSLIQWELLQAMKEGEISDIIYTQMNRHVAALSEMQTGCDRIANTPIPFAYSVLLNRTVYFFCFMLPFSLGSLLGLVTPLLVGILAYTFLGLDALSTEIEEPFGTQSNDLPLDAMVRSIEIELLGTLGRPTPPPIQAHDHNLL; encoded by the coding sequence ATGATTGTCCGTGATCAACCGAGTATTTTTAAAGTTTTATTCTCATGGCGCGGGACGATTTTACCTAAAATTTTACCCTCTCTCGGATTTGTCATGCTTATCTCTGCCATTATTGGTGGTGTTGAGTATGTAGATCTGTATCGATTTCCAGAAATTCCTTTGGTAGGTTTTACACTGATTGGGGTTGTCCTTTCGATTTTTTTGGGTTTTAAGAATACAGCTTGTTATGATCGCTGGTGGGAAGCACGTAAGCTTTGGGGTGTTTTAATTGCAACTTCTCGTCATTTTGATCGTGACTGTCGTGTATTAACTCAGGCTCGCCGCGAACGTATTATTCAAAATGTAATTGTATTTGCGAATGTGTTACGCGACCGCTTACGTCACCAAACAGCAAATCCCACTGAACTTATAGAAACCAGTGGTCTAAGCCAGCAAGCACTAACTCAACTCTATCAACAACATAATGCACCACAATACACACTTAGCCTGATTCAATGGGAACTATTACAAGCCATGAAAGAAGGTGAAATATCAGATATTATTTATACTCAAATGAACCGCCATGTCGCGGCTTTAAGTGAAATGCAAACGGGTTGTGATCGTATTGCGAACACCCCGATTCCATTTGCCTACTCTGTTTTACTGAATCGCACCGTATATTTTTTCTGTTTTATGCTGCCATTTAGTTTGGGATCTTTATTAGGTCTAGTGACCCCACTTTTAGTCGGAATTTTGGCTTATACATTTTTGGGGTTAGATGCTTTAAGTACAGAAATTGAAGAGCCATTTGGAACACAAAGCAATGACTTGCCTTTAGATGCGATGGTGCGTTCAATTGAAATTGAGTTACTGGGAACATTAGGTCGCCCAACCCCTCCACCGATTCAAGCGCATGATCATAATTTATTGTAA
- the radC gene encoding RadC family protein, translated as MNQSIRQSIKAWPEQERPRERLLLQGAQSLSDAELLAIFLRSGSKQHSAVELSRILIQHFGGLNPIFDASLEDLSQFNGIASTKYAQLMAVKELGRRYLHNYFHQQRLCLDTSTLVLDYLRYELQGEKQEVFAVLCLDAELRKLHFKKLFYGSHHSCSVSLNQTLRYALQQQACQIVVAHNHPYGIAQPSPEDIYLTQQLKQACKLVEIKLIDHFIIAPDAHFSFSEQQLLSPIQIKQSELDKAQI; from the coding sequence ATGAATCAATCAATAAGACAATCTATCAAAGCATGGCCTGAACAAGAACGCCCACGTGAACGCTTATTACTACAAGGTGCACAAAGCCTATCTGATGCAGAACTTTTAGCTATTTTTCTACGCTCAGGCTCAAAACAACATTCGGCGGTGGAACTTTCTCGAATTCTGATTCAACATTTTGGTGGCTTGAATCCGATTTTTGATGCATCACTTGAAGACTTATCCCAATTTAATGGAATTGCTTCTACCAAATATGCCCAACTCATGGCAGTTAAAGAACTTGGACGGCGTTATCTACACAACTATTTTCATCAACAACGTTTATGTCTAGATACATCAACACTGGTATTGGATTATTTGCGCTACGAACTGCAAGGTGAAAAGCAGGAAGTTTTTGCTGTACTTTGTTTAGATGCTGAACTCAGAAAGCTCCATTTCAAAAAACTATTCTATGGTTCACATCATTCATGTAGCGTTTCGCTGAATCAAACCTTACGTTATGCCTTACAACAACAGGCTTGCCAAATCGTGGTTGCACATAATCATCCTTATGGTATTGCTCAACCTTCACCAGAAGATATTTATCTGACTCAGCAACTCAAACAAGCCTGTAAACTCGTTGAAATTAAACTGATTGATCATTTCATCATTGCACCTGATGCTCATTTTTCATTTTCTGAACAACAACTACTCAGCCCTATTCAAATCAAGCAATCTGAGCTTGACAAAGCCCAAATCTAA
- the coaBC gene encoding bifunctional phosphopantothenoylcysteine decarboxylase/phosphopantothenate--cysteine ligase CoaBC, whose translation MSFDLSVIPHKNIILAVTGGIAAYKSAILVRRLKDFGFDVRVVMTQGAKAFITPLTFQALSGNPVHTELLDPEAEAGMGHIELARWADLILVAPASCDSLAKFANGLADDLLSTLYLATKAPVWVAPAMNQQMWAAKATQRNLQTLVEDGVHVIMPDAGEQACGDVGLGRMPEPEDLARQVAAYFHKAQRAIAEKFGLLAGKRVTITAGPTREAIDPVRYISNHSTGKMGFSLAAACYAAGAKVTLVAGPVSLDTPNGVQRINVSSAMQMLDVSMNQLKEGCDIFIATAAVADYRVAQVAEHKIKKAGDELAVALVKNPDIVATIAKQQQRPFMVGFAAETQNVEQYAAGKLVAKKLDMIACNDVSRPDIGFASDENAMTVFFAQSYHMEKRELEKASKQEISQQLVEAIHDALLQKS comes from the coding sequence GTGAGCTTTGATCTCAGTGTTATTCCACATAAAAACATTATATTAGCGGTTACTGGCGGTATTGCTGCCTATAAAAGTGCGATTTTAGTCCGCCGTTTAAAAGATTTTGGTTTCGATGTTCGTGTCGTAATGACGCAAGGCGCAAAAGCATTTATTACACCGCTCACTTTCCAAGCTTTGTCAGGTAATCCTGTACATACTGAATTATTGGATCCTGAAGCAGAAGCAGGCATGGGACATATCGAATTGGCACGTTGGGCTGATCTGATTCTTGTTGCACCTGCAAGTTGTGACAGCCTTGCAAAATTTGCCAATGGTTTGGCTGATGATCTATTAAGCACTCTATATTTAGCAACCAAAGCACCTGTTTGGGTTGCGCCTGCGATGAATCAACAAATGTGGGCAGCGAAAGCCACTCAGCGTAATCTGCAAACTTTAGTTGAAGATGGCGTGCATGTCATTATGCCTGATGCAGGCGAACAAGCATGTGGTGATGTCGGCTTAGGACGTATGCCTGAACCTGAAGATTTAGCACGTCAAGTTGCCGCTTATTTTCATAAAGCACAACGTGCGATTGCTGAAAAATTTGGCTTATTGGCTGGTAAACGTGTCACTATTACAGCTGGTCCGACACGAGAAGCAATTGATCCTGTTCGTTATATTTCCAATCACAGTACGGGTAAAATGGGTTTTTCACTAGCGGCCGCTTGTTACGCAGCTGGTGCAAAAGTCACTTTAGTTGCAGGTCCAGTGAGTTTAGATACACCAAATGGTGTACAACGGATTAATGTAAGTTCAGCTATGCAAATGCTTGATGTCAGTATGAATCAGCTTAAAGAAGGTTGTGATATTTTTATTGCAACTGCGGCGGTTGCTGATTATCGCGTGGCTCAAGTTGCAGAACATAAAATTAAAAAAGCAGGTGATGAACTTGCAGTCGCTTTGGTGAAGAACCCAGATATCGTGGCGACGATTGCAAAGCAACAACAACGTCCATTTATGGTTGGGTTTGCAGCTGAAACCCAAAATGTTGAGCAATATGCAGCAGGAAAATTGGTTGCTAAAAAACTCGATATGATTGCGTGTAATGATGTGTCTCGACCTGATATTGGTTTCGCTTCTGATGAAAATGCAATGACAGTATTTTTTGCTCAGTCATACCATATGGAAAAGCGTGAGTTAGAGAAAGCGTCAAAGCAAGAGATTTCGCAACAGTTGGTAGAAGCAATACATGATGCTTTACTA